A genomic window from Melanotaenia boesemani isolate fMelBoe1 chromosome 15, fMelBoe1.pri, whole genome shotgun sequence includes:
- the LOC121654809 gene encoding protocadherin alpha-C2-like isoform X1, protein MASNLAPLRTRLFVAVFTFVALWGFAFSITRYSIPEEMEEGSFVANLATDLGLDIRSFEERKAKLDVLQSKNYLDINKESGELIIREKIDRETICMTKTTSCFLKMEVILSHPVRIFNIELEIMDINDNAPVFRRKTMHLDISEATPPGERFSLTNAVDADVGANSIKTYYLSENKYFSIDIQTGSDGSKYVDLVLSGKLDREEHAVHNLILTAVDGGVPPRSGTASIIINVLDINDNAPLFSQPVFAVNASENSAIGTVVMTLNATDLDEGTNAQLVYSYTLYTSEKTQELFSLDPNSGEIKVKGVIDYEETQSFEMHIQAQDRGTNPLSGHCKVIVSVTDLNDNYPEVTIKSLERAVAEDVSVGTLIAVVSVSDRDSGVNGEVDLTLNQQETLPFRLNKSSEGYYELLVSKPLDRELMSKYDITLRVTDRGLPPLTENETIALEILDVNDNAPMFSQSFYTIHVMENNPPGALLTSLSAFDPDLNENQYLVYFIMEKEIVNTSMSMLFSINPENGDLYALKTFDYEREREFLFHIEARDSGVPPLSSNVTVHIIILDQNDNTPLIVSPWRAQGFVVEEVIPRSTDKGHLVAKVIAIDADSDQNARVTYQLLQTSDSSLFSLDQYNGEIRTTRMFSYRDPRQQRLVVVAKDNGNPARSATVTIRISTVEHALPILETTELPLEFDVFTDLNLYLVIGLGAVSFLLLITILVIIVLKCQKPKPKAIKIPPVNRNSVISRNSVISQRSSTIADSTLISSDAYWYSLFLAETRKGKVVVRQPIIPKGAGYFVSSIPRSIGPSETTDSRASTLEQDPRRELR, encoded by the exons ATGGCGAGTAATCTTGCACCTTTACGGACACGATTATTCGTGGCTGTTTTCACGTTCGTTGCACTGTGGGGATTTGCGTTCTCCATCACTCGGTACTCTATACCGGAGGAAATGGAAGAGGGTTCCTTTGTTGCCAATCTAGCAACAGATTTGGGTCTGGATATTCGCAGTTTTGAAGAGCGTAAAGCAAAGCTCGATGTCCTTCAGAGCAAAAATTACCTGGACATCAACAAAGAATCAGGGGAGCTGATAATCCGTGAAAAAATAGATCGGGAGACCATATGCATGACTAAAACAACCTCGTGCTTTCTGAAAATGGAAGTCATACTTTCACACCCGGTTCGCATTTTTAACATCGAGCTAGAAATCATGGACATCAATGACAACGCGCCTGTGTTTCGCAGAAAGACAATGCACTTGGATATTTCGGAGGCAACCCCTCCCGGTGAGAGATTCTCATTGACAAACGCTGTGGATGCGGATGTGGGGGCGAATTCAATCAAGACCTATTATCTcagtgaaaacaaatatttcagcATTGACATACAAACCGGCAGCGATGGCTCCAAATATGTCGATTTGGTGCTCAGTGGTAAATTGGACAGAGAGGAGCATGCAGTCCATAATTTGATTTTAACTGCTGTGGATGGGGGGGTGCCTCCCCGCTCAGGTACAGCCAGCATCATCATTAATGTCCTGGATATCAATGATAACGCCCCCCTGTTCAGTCAGCCGGTATTTGCTGTCAATGCTTCAGAGAACTCTGCAATAGGGACGGTGGTTATGACCTTAAACGCAACAGACTTGGATGAAGGCACAAACGCCCAGTTAGTATACTCATATACACTTTACACCTCAGAGAAGACACAGGAACTCTTCTCTCTTGATCCAAACTCAGGTGAGATTAAAGTAAAGGGGGTGATTGATTATGAAGAGACTCAAAGTTTTGAGATGCACATACAGGCTCAGGACAGAGGGACAAACCCTCTGTCAGGACACTGTAAAGTGATAGTTTCTGTCACAGACCTGAATGACAATTATCCTGAGGTGACCATCAAGTCCCTTGAAAGAGCAGTGGCTGAGGACGTCTCTGTAGGAACACTGATTGCAGTGGTTAGCGTCAGTGACAGGGACTCCGGCGTTAACGGGGAAGTGGATCTTACCCTGAACCAACAAGAAACCTTACCATTCCGCCTAAACAAATCCTCAGAGGGCTACTATGAGCTGCTGGTGTCAAAGCCGCTGGACAGAGAGCTAATGAGCAAATATGACATCACACTAAGAGTGACAGACAGAGGCTTGCCGCCGTTAACTGAGAATGAGACCATTGCCTTAGAAATCCTGGATGTCAATGACAATGCACCCATGTTCTCGCAGTCCTTTTACACAATCCATGTTATGGAAAATAATCCACCTGGGGCATTACTGACATCTCTAAGTGCATTTGACCCTGATCTCAATGAGAACCAGTATTTGGTTTATTTCATAATGGAGAAAGAGATAGTTAACACATCTATGTCAATGCTGTTCTCCATCAATCCTGAGAATGGTGATCTTTATGCCTTAAAGACATTTGactatgagagagagagagaattccTGTTCCATATTGAGGCTAGAGACTCTGGTGTTCCCCCACTGAGCAGCAATGTGACAGTTCACATCATCATTCTGGACCAGAATGACAACACTCCTCTTATTGTGTCACCTTGGCGAGCGCAGGGTTTTGTTGTAGAGGAGGTAATACCAAGATCCACAGACAAGGGACACTTAGTGGCCAAAGTGATCGCCATTGATGCAGACTCTGACCAGAATGCTAGGGTTACATACCAGCTCCTGCAGACCAGTGACTCATCCCTCTTCAGCCTGGATCAGTACAATGGTGAGATTCGAACAACAAGGATGTTCAGTTACAGAGATCCAAGACAACAGCGGCTGGTAGTTGTTGCTAAAGACAACGGCAACCCTGCACGCTCTGCTACCGTCACTATCAGGATTTCAACAGTGGAACATGCCCTGCCCATCTTAGAGACTACAGAGTTACCACTCGAGTTTGATGTCTTCACAGACCTAAACTTATACTTAGTGATCGGTTTAGGAGCTGTgtccttcctgctgctgataACCATCTTGGTTATTATTGTTCTCAAGTGtcaaaaaccaaaaccaaaggCCATCAAGATCCCCCCGGTTAATAGAAACAGTGTGATCAGCAGGAACAGCGTCATCAGCCAGAGAAGCTCTACCATTGCAGATTCCACCCTGATCTCCAGTGATGCCTACTGGTATAGCTTGTTCCTCGCTGAGACCAGGAAGGGTAAAGTGGTCGTGAGGCAGCCCATTATTCCCAAAGGAGCTGGGTATTTTGTTTCTAGTATACCCAGGAGCATAGGGCCAAGTGAGACCACAGACTCCAGAGCATCTACACTGGAG CAGGATCCCAGAAGAGAGCTGCGGTGA
- the LOC121653816 gene encoding protocadherin-10-like encodes MDTARKRLCVFVFFICFLDAIWGQIRYSIPEELEHGAFVGNIAEDLGLDLDKLSVRRFRIVSGSKKQYVEVNLENGVLFVNERIDREELCEQSLSCSFHLQVVIENPLELYRVEIEILDVNDNSPNFPWTEFNLDISESATPGSRFPLESAQDLDVGTNSLRTYLLSVNEHFYLDIQTRSDGSKFAELVLQTPLDREQQNAHQMVLTAVDGGAPERSGTAQIDVTVLDANDNAPVFEQSFYRVRLAENAPKGTVVIKLNASDLDEGPNADITYSFSGHAPIKVRQLFSVDPHTGEIKVKGVIDYEKARMHEIYVQAKDKGPSAVAVHCKVLVNVLDKNDNLPEVILTSVSTPVQEDASPGTVIAVISVMDKDSGENGNVDCEIPSQIPFQLHSSFKNYYTLVTSDFLDREAVAEYNITLTARDMGSPPLFTRKTILLQVSDVNDNAPHFKQPSYTVYLTENNAPGASICSVTALDPDYGQNAYLSYSILDSDIQGMSVSTYVSINSDNGNIYALRSFDHEQLKNFHVTVKAQDAGFPPLSSNVSVNIFILDQNDNAPVILSPVPHNGTAPSEAVPKSVDAGYLVTKVNAVDADAGQNSRLFYQMLQATDPSLFGIALYTGEIRTIRPLEESEPTRHRLVILVKDNGQPPLSATVSIILSVVDSLPDLQPDLGDLSLSPHHSSNFTLYLIVALGAVSFTFLVAIIVLVSVRKLKGRAPSKDSSFPSIRGGCCCCCSRSELSTTTEVFKKSNLNVRMSTGASGCAEANGNGALPQVYCYKMCLTPESSKSDFMFLKPCSPVMSFQQNNAKSTDYLTSGWSAVDRNELSNNRAATPNELKNSNKDWTWTKNQRNSAYKRYSSANMEGTFSRQQKYDTDGFSCSIAPQYWTWGNHMNECKKSLQEGVAPNYAWTPKYTQPHSEQPDYQHNVYIPGSTSGYSTLKLTPRGELDVYNTFSTFGKKKKFISNYEPSFDQDDGIISNSMFR; translated from the exons ATGGATACAGCCAGAAAAagactgtgtgtttttgtgttcttcATTTGTTTCTTGGATGCAATCTGGGGACAGATACGCTACTCAATCCCAGAGGAACTGGAGCACGGAGCTTTTGTTGGTAACATTGCAGAGGACCTGGGCTTGGATTTGGACAAGCTGTCTGTGCGCAGATTCCGGATAGTGTCAGGTTCTAAAAAACAGTATGTGGAGGTAAATTTGGAAAACGGAGTTTTATTTGTCAATGAAAGAATTGATCGTGAAGAACTATGTGAGCAGAGTTTGTCCTGTTCTTTTCACTTGCAAGTGGTCATAGAAAATCCTCTTGAGTTGTACAGGGTTGAGATTGAGATTTTGGACGTGAATGATAACTCTCCTAATTTCCCTTGGACTGAGTTTAATCTGGACATATCGGAGTCTGCTACGCCAGGATCCCGTTTCCCCCTGGAGAGCGCGCAGGATTTGGACGTTGGAACCAATTCGCTGCGTACTTATTTGCTCAGTGTAAATGAGCATTTCTATTTGGACATACAGACGCGCAGCGATGGCAGTAAATTTGCAGAACTGGTCCTGCAGACCCCATTGGACAGGGAGCAGCAGAATGCCCATCAAATGGTGTTGACTGCAGTGGATGGAGGCGCACCGGAGAGATCTGGCACTGCGCAAATAGATGTCACAGTTTTGGATGCAAATGATAACGCGCCTGTTTTCGAACAATCCTTTTACAGGGTAAGACTCGCTGAAAACGCACCTAAAGGCACAGTTGTCATCAAACTCAACGCGTCAGACTTAGATGAGGGTCCCAATGCCGACATCACCTATTCATTCAGCGGCCATGCTCCCATCAAAGTGCGCCAACTCTTCAGCGTGGACCCGCACACGGGAGAAATCAAAGTCAAAGGAGTGATAGATTATGAAAAAGCCAGGATGCATGAAATTTACGTTCAGGCCAAAGATAAAGGCCCATCTGCTGTAGCAGTTCACTGCAAAGTGCTTGTCAACGTCTTGGACAAAAATGACAACCTTCCAGAGGTGATCCTAACATCAGTGTCTACACCTGTGCAGGAGGACGCGTCCCCGGGAACGGTAATAGCAGTCATCAGTGTAATGGACAAAGACTCGGGTGAAAACGGAAATGTTGACTGTGAAATCCCCAGCCAGattccatttcagctccattcCTCCTTTAAGAACTACTACACTTTAGTAACTTCAGATTTTTTAGACAGAGAGGCAGTGGCAGAGTACAACATCACCCTCACTGCTCGAGATATGGGCTCTCCACCTTTATTTACCAGGAAAACCATcctgctgcaggtgtctgatgtGAATGATAACGCGCCCCATTTTAAACAGCCTTCATATACCGTGTATTTAACCGAGAATAACGCACCAGGAGCGTCCATTTGCTCAGTGACTGCACTAGATCCAGATTATGGTCAGAATGCATATTTATCCTATTCTATACTTGACAGTGACATACAGGGGATGTCTGTATCCACATATGTATCCATAAATTCAGACAACGGGAATATTTACGCACTGCGATCCTTCGACCACGAGCAACTTAAAAACTTTCATGTCACAGTTAAGGCTCAAGATGCCGGGTTTCCTCCACTGAGCAGCAACGTCTCagtgaacatttttattttggacCAAAATGACAATGCGCCAGTTATTTTGTCACCTGTTCCGCACAACGGCACGGCACCCAGCGAAGCTGTGCCCAAATCAGTTGACGCCGGTTACCTAGTCACCAAAGTAAACGCTGTGGACGCAGACGCAGGTCAAAACTCGCGTCTGTTTTATCAGATGCTCCAAGCAACAGACCCGAGCTTGTTCGGCATAGCTCTGTACACAGGCGAAATCAGGACGATACGCCCGTTAGAAGAGAGCGAACCCACAAGGCACAGACTGGTCATTCTGGTGAAGGACAATGGTCAACCACCCCTCTCGGCCACAGTTTCCATCATTCTGTCAGTGGTTGACAGCCTGCCAGATTTGCAGCCCGATCTGGGTGACCTTTCACTGAGCCCGCATCACAGCTCAAACTTCACTCTGTACTTAATCGTGGCCCTGGGCGCAGTCTCCTTCACGTTTCTGGTGGCTATCATCGTCCTCGTCTCAGTGAGGAAACTGAAGGGCAGAGCGCCCAGCaaagactccagcttcccctccATCAGGggcggctgctgctgctgctgctctcggTCAGAGCTGTCCACCACCACAGAGGTTTTCAAGAAGTCCAACTTAAATGTCCGCATGTCCACAGGCGCGTCGGGGTGCGCAGAGGCAAACGGCAACGGCGCGCTCCCGCAGGTGTACTGCTACAAAATGTGCCTGACACCGGAATCATCAAAGAGCGACTTCATGTTCCTAAAGCCTTGCAGTCCAGTAATGTCATTCCAGCAGAATAATGCCAAGAGCACAGATTACCTGACTTCTGGTTGGAGCGCCGTAGACCGGAATGAGCTGTCCAACAACAGGGCAGCAACTCCAAATGAG CTCAAAAATTCAAATAAGGACTGGACGTGGACCAAGAACCAACGTAACTCAGCGTACAAGAG gTATAGTTCAGCAAATATGGAGGGGACTTTTTCACGGCAACAAAAATATGATACTGATGGATTTTCCTGCTCTATAGCACCACAATATTGGACCTGGGGAAACCATATGAATG AGTGTAAGAAGTCTCTTCAAGAGGGAGTGGCTCCTAACTATGCATGGACTCCAAAGTACACACAGCCTCATTCTGAACAACCAGACTACCAACACAATGTGTACATTCCTGGCAGCACGTCTGGCTACAGCACTTTGAAGCTGACACCCAGAGGAGAGCTGGATGTGTACAACACCTTTTCAACTTtcgggaagaaaaagaaattcatcTCAAACTATGAACCATCCTTTGACCAAGATGATGGAATCATAAGCAATTCTATGTTTAGATAA
- the LOC121654809 gene encoding protocadherin alpha-C2-like isoform X3 yields MASNLAPLRTRLFVAVFTFVALWGFAFSITRYSIPEEMEEGSFVANLATDLGLDIRSFEERKAKLDVLQSKNYLDINKESGELIIREKIDRETICMTKTTSCFLKMEVILSHPVRIFNIELEIMDINDNAPVFRRKTMHLDISEATPPGERFSLTNAVDADVGANSIKTYYLSENKYFSIDIQTGSDGSKYVDLVLSGKLDREEHAVHNLILTAVDGGVPPRSGTASIIINVLDINDNAPLFSQPVFAVNASENSAIGTVVMTLNATDLDEGTNAQLVYSYTLYTSEKTQELFSLDPNSGEIKVKGVIDYEETQSFEMHIQAQDRGTNPLSGHCKVIVSVTDLNDNYPEVTIKSLERAVAEDVSVGTLIAVVSVSDRDSGVNGEVDLTLNQQETLPFRLNKSSEGYYELLVSKPLDRELMSKYDITLRVTDRGLPPLTENETIALEILDVNDNAPMFSQSFYTIHVMENNPPGALLTSLSAFDPDLNENQYLVYFIMEKEIVNTSMSMLFSINPENGDLYALKTFDYEREREFLFHIEARDSGVPPLSSNVTVHIIILDQNDNTPLIVSPWRAQGFVVEEVIPRSTDKGHLVAKVIAIDADSDQNARVTYQLLQTSDSSLFSLDQYNGEIRTTRMFSYRDPRQQRLVVVAKDNGNPARSATVTIRISTVEHALPILETTELPLEFDVFTDLNLYLVIGLGAVSFLLLITILVIIVLKCQKPKPKAIKIPPVNRNSVISRNSVISQRSSTIADSTLISSDAYWYSLFLAETRKGKVVVRQPIIPKGAGYFVSSIPRSIGPSETTDSRASTLEYSK; encoded by the exons ATGGCGAGTAATCTTGCACCTTTACGGACACGATTATTCGTGGCTGTTTTCACGTTCGTTGCACTGTGGGGATTTGCGTTCTCCATCACTCGGTACTCTATACCGGAGGAAATGGAAGAGGGTTCCTTTGTTGCCAATCTAGCAACAGATTTGGGTCTGGATATTCGCAGTTTTGAAGAGCGTAAAGCAAAGCTCGATGTCCTTCAGAGCAAAAATTACCTGGACATCAACAAAGAATCAGGGGAGCTGATAATCCGTGAAAAAATAGATCGGGAGACCATATGCATGACTAAAACAACCTCGTGCTTTCTGAAAATGGAAGTCATACTTTCACACCCGGTTCGCATTTTTAACATCGAGCTAGAAATCATGGACATCAATGACAACGCGCCTGTGTTTCGCAGAAAGACAATGCACTTGGATATTTCGGAGGCAACCCCTCCCGGTGAGAGATTCTCATTGACAAACGCTGTGGATGCGGATGTGGGGGCGAATTCAATCAAGACCTATTATCTcagtgaaaacaaatatttcagcATTGACATACAAACCGGCAGCGATGGCTCCAAATATGTCGATTTGGTGCTCAGTGGTAAATTGGACAGAGAGGAGCATGCAGTCCATAATTTGATTTTAACTGCTGTGGATGGGGGGGTGCCTCCCCGCTCAGGTACAGCCAGCATCATCATTAATGTCCTGGATATCAATGATAACGCCCCCCTGTTCAGTCAGCCGGTATTTGCTGTCAATGCTTCAGAGAACTCTGCAATAGGGACGGTGGTTATGACCTTAAACGCAACAGACTTGGATGAAGGCACAAACGCCCAGTTAGTATACTCATATACACTTTACACCTCAGAGAAGACACAGGAACTCTTCTCTCTTGATCCAAACTCAGGTGAGATTAAAGTAAAGGGGGTGATTGATTATGAAGAGACTCAAAGTTTTGAGATGCACATACAGGCTCAGGACAGAGGGACAAACCCTCTGTCAGGACACTGTAAAGTGATAGTTTCTGTCACAGACCTGAATGACAATTATCCTGAGGTGACCATCAAGTCCCTTGAAAGAGCAGTGGCTGAGGACGTCTCTGTAGGAACACTGATTGCAGTGGTTAGCGTCAGTGACAGGGACTCCGGCGTTAACGGGGAAGTGGATCTTACCCTGAACCAACAAGAAACCTTACCATTCCGCCTAAACAAATCCTCAGAGGGCTACTATGAGCTGCTGGTGTCAAAGCCGCTGGACAGAGAGCTAATGAGCAAATATGACATCACACTAAGAGTGACAGACAGAGGCTTGCCGCCGTTAACTGAGAATGAGACCATTGCCTTAGAAATCCTGGATGTCAATGACAATGCACCCATGTTCTCGCAGTCCTTTTACACAATCCATGTTATGGAAAATAATCCACCTGGGGCATTACTGACATCTCTAAGTGCATTTGACCCTGATCTCAATGAGAACCAGTATTTGGTTTATTTCATAATGGAGAAAGAGATAGTTAACACATCTATGTCAATGCTGTTCTCCATCAATCCTGAGAATGGTGATCTTTATGCCTTAAAGACATTTGactatgagagagagagagaattccTGTTCCATATTGAGGCTAGAGACTCTGGTGTTCCCCCACTGAGCAGCAATGTGACAGTTCACATCATCATTCTGGACCAGAATGACAACACTCCTCTTATTGTGTCACCTTGGCGAGCGCAGGGTTTTGTTGTAGAGGAGGTAATACCAAGATCCACAGACAAGGGACACTTAGTGGCCAAAGTGATCGCCATTGATGCAGACTCTGACCAGAATGCTAGGGTTACATACCAGCTCCTGCAGACCAGTGACTCATCCCTCTTCAGCCTGGATCAGTACAATGGTGAGATTCGAACAACAAGGATGTTCAGTTACAGAGATCCAAGACAACAGCGGCTGGTAGTTGTTGCTAAAGACAACGGCAACCCTGCACGCTCTGCTACCGTCACTATCAGGATTTCAACAGTGGAACATGCCCTGCCCATCTTAGAGACTACAGAGTTACCACTCGAGTTTGATGTCTTCACAGACCTAAACTTATACTTAGTGATCGGTTTAGGAGCTGTgtccttcctgctgctgataACCATCTTGGTTATTATTGTTCTCAAGTGtcaaaaaccaaaaccaaaggCCATCAAGATCCCCCCGGTTAATAGAAACAGTGTGATCAGCAGGAACAGCGTCATCAGCCAGAGAAGCTCTACCATTGCAGATTCCACCCTGATCTCCAGTGATGCCTACTGGTATAGCTTGTTCCTCGCTGAGACCAGGAAGGGTAAAGTGGTCGTGAGGCAGCCCATTATTCCCAAAGGAGCTGGGTATTTTGTTTCTAGTATACCCAGGAGCATAGGGCCAAGTGAGACCACAGACTCCAGAGCATCTACACTGGAG TACTCAAAATGA
- the LOC121654809 gene encoding protocadherin alpha-C2-like isoform X2 has product MASNLAPLRTRLFVAVFTFVALWGFAFSITRYSIPEEMEEGSFVANLATDLGLDIRSFEERKAKLDVLQSKNYLDINKESGELIIREKIDRETICMTKTTSCFLKMEVILSHPVRIFNIELEIMDINDNAPVFRRKTMHLDISEATPPGERFSLTNAVDADVGANSIKTYYLSENKYFSIDIQTGSDGSKYVDLVLSGKLDREEHAVHNLILTAVDGGVPPRSGTASIIINVLDINDNAPLFSQPVFAVNASENSAIGTVVMTLNATDLDEGTNAQLVYSYTLYTSEKTQELFSLDPNSGEIKVKGVIDYEETQSFEMHIQAQDRGTNPLSGHCKVIVSVTDLNDNYPEVTIKSLERAVAEDVSVGTLIAVVSVSDRDSGVNGEVDLTLNQQETLPFRLNKSSEGYYELLVSKPLDRELMSKYDITLRVTDRGLPPLTENETIALEILDVNDNAPMFSQSFYTIHVMENNPPGALLTSLSAFDPDLNENQYLVYFIMEKEIVNTSMSMLFSINPENGDLYALKTFDYEREREFLFHIEARDSGVPPLSSNVTVHIIILDQNDNTPLIVSPWRAQGFVVEEVIPRSTDKGHLVAKVIAIDADSDQNARVTYQLLQTSDSSLFSLDQYNGEIRTTRMFSYRDPRQQRLVVVAKDNGNPARSATVTIRISTVEHALPILETTELPLEFDVFTDLNLYLVIGLGAVSFLLLITILVIIVLKCQKPKPKAIKIPPVNRNSVISRNSVISQRSSTIADSTLISSDAYWYSLFLAETRKGKVVVRQPIIPKGAGYFVSSIPRSIGPSETTDSRASTLEDPRRELR; this is encoded by the exons ATGGCGAGTAATCTTGCACCTTTACGGACACGATTATTCGTGGCTGTTTTCACGTTCGTTGCACTGTGGGGATTTGCGTTCTCCATCACTCGGTACTCTATACCGGAGGAAATGGAAGAGGGTTCCTTTGTTGCCAATCTAGCAACAGATTTGGGTCTGGATATTCGCAGTTTTGAAGAGCGTAAAGCAAAGCTCGATGTCCTTCAGAGCAAAAATTACCTGGACATCAACAAAGAATCAGGGGAGCTGATAATCCGTGAAAAAATAGATCGGGAGACCATATGCATGACTAAAACAACCTCGTGCTTTCTGAAAATGGAAGTCATACTTTCACACCCGGTTCGCATTTTTAACATCGAGCTAGAAATCATGGACATCAATGACAACGCGCCTGTGTTTCGCAGAAAGACAATGCACTTGGATATTTCGGAGGCAACCCCTCCCGGTGAGAGATTCTCATTGACAAACGCTGTGGATGCGGATGTGGGGGCGAATTCAATCAAGACCTATTATCTcagtgaaaacaaatatttcagcATTGACATACAAACCGGCAGCGATGGCTCCAAATATGTCGATTTGGTGCTCAGTGGTAAATTGGACAGAGAGGAGCATGCAGTCCATAATTTGATTTTAACTGCTGTGGATGGGGGGGTGCCTCCCCGCTCAGGTACAGCCAGCATCATCATTAATGTCCTGGATATCAATGATAACGCCCCCCTGTTCAGTCAGCCGGTATTTGCTGTCAATGCTTCAGAGAACTCTGCAATAGGGACGGTGGTTATGACCTTAAACGCAACAGACTTGGATGAAGGCACAAACGCCCAGTTAGTATACTCATATACACTTTACACCTCAGAGAAGACACAGGAACTCTTCTCTCTTGATCCAAACTCAGGTGAGATTAAAGTAAAGGGGGTGATTGATTATGAAGAGACTCAAAGTTTTGAGATGCACATACAGGCTCAGGACAGAGGGACAAACCCTCTGTCAGGACACTGTAAAGTGATAGTTTCTGTCACAGACCTGAATGACAATTATCCTGAGGTGACCATCAAGTCCCTTGAAAGAGCAGTGGCTGAGGACGTCTCTGTAGGAACACTGATTGCAGTGGTTAGCGTCAGTGACAGGGACTCCGGCGTTAACGGGGAAGTGGATCTTACCCTGAACCAACAAGAAACCTTACCATTCCGCCTAAACAAATCCTCAGAGGGCTACTATGAGCTGCTGGTGTCAAAGCCGCTGGACAGAGAGCTAATGAGCAAATATGACATCACACTAAGAGTGACAGACAGAGGCTTGCCGCCGTTAACTGAGAATGAGACCATTGCCTTAGAAATCCTGGATGTCAATGACAATGCACCCATGTTCTCGCAGTCCTTTTACACAATCCATGTTATGGAAAATAATCCACCTGGGGCATTACTGACATCTCTAAGTGCATTTGACCCTGATCTCAATGAGAACCAGTATTTGGTTTATTTCATAATGGAGAAAGAGATAGTTAACACATCTATGTCAATGCTGTTCTCCATCAATCCTGAGAATGGTGATCTTTATGCCTTAAAGACATTTGactatgagagagagagagaattccTGTTCCATATTGAGGCTAGAGACTCTGGTGTTCCCCCACTGAGCAGCAATGTGACAGTTCACATCATCATTCTGGACCAGAATGACAACACTCCTCTTATTGTGTCACCTTGGCGAGCGCAGGGTTTTGTTGTAGAGGAGGTAATACCAAGATCCACAGACAAGGGACACTTAGTGGCCAAAGTGATCGCCATTGATGCAGACTCTGACCAGAATGCTAGGGTTACATACCAGCTCCTGCAGACCAGTGACTCATCCCTCTTCAGCCTGGATCAGTACAATGGTGAGATTCGAACAACAAGGATGTTCAGTTACAGAGATCCAAGACAACAGCGGCTGGTAGTTGTTGCTAAAGACAACGGCAACCCTGCACGCTCTGCTACCGTCACTATCAGGATTTCAACAGTGGAACATGCCCTGCCCATCTTAGAGACTACAGAGTTACCACTCGAGTTTGATGTCTTCACAGACCTAAACTTATACTTAGTGATCGGTTTAGGAGCTGTgtccttcctgctgctgataACCATCTTGGTTATTATTGTTCTCAAGTGtcaaaaaccaaaaccaaaggCCATCAAGATCCCCCCGGTTAATAGAAACAGTGTGATCAGCAGGAACAGCGTCATCAGCCAGAGAAGCTCTACCATTGCAGATTCCACCCTGATCTCCAGTGATGCCTACTGGTATAGCTTGTTCCTCGCTGAGACCAGGAAGGGTAAAGTGGTCGTGAGGCAGCCCATTATTCCCAAAGGAGCTGGGTATTTTGTTTCTAGTATACCCAGGAGCATAGGGCCAAGTGAGACCACAGACTCCAGAGCATCTACACTGGAG GATCCCAGAAGAGAGCTGCGGTGA